From the genome of Blautia hydrogenotrophica DSM 10507:
TTCCACAGGTGTCTGAGCAGCAGGTGAGCCGCCATTACTCAGAGCTGTCAAAAAGAGCATATGGGGTGAATGACGGGTTCTATCCGCTAGGTTCCTGTACAATGAAATACAATCCCAAAGTAAATGAAGCTTTGGCAGCACTGCCCAGGTTTACACAGATACATCCATTGCAGCCTGCGCACACAGCACAGGGATGTCTGGAAGTGTTTGAATTGGCTGAGAAGAGACTGTGTGAACTGACTGGAATGGATGCCATGACCTTTCAGCCGGCAGCCGGAGCTCACGGAGAATTTACTGGACTACTCTTAATCAAAGCTTACCATGAAAGTAAGGGGGACTTTAGAAGAACGAAGATACTCGTGCCGGATTCTGCCCATGGGACCAATCCGGCCAGCGCAGTGATGGCAGGCTTTCAGACGGTGAATATTCCCTCTGACTCAGAGGGGTGTGTGGATTTGGAAAAGTTGAGGGAGGCTGTTGGTGAGGATACGGCTGGGCTGATGCTGACAAATCCGAATACCATGGGCATTTTTGACAAAAATATCCTACAAATCACAGAAATTGTGAAAAAGGCGGGAGGTTTGAATTACTATGATGGGGCAAATCTGAATGCAATCATGGGCTGGACCCGGCCAGGAGATATGGGATTTGATGTGGTCCATCTGAATCTACATAAGACCTTTTCTACTCCGCACGGGGGCGGGGGACCTGGCAGCGGGCCTGTGGGCTGCAAAGAATATCTATCTCAATTTCTGCCAGGCATGAAAAACGCAGCGGGTTGTCTTGCGGGAGGCAGTCAAAGTGTCGGTTCTGTGAAAACGTTTTATGGTAATTTTTTGGTGGTCGTGAAGGCTTTGGCATATCTGATGTCTTTAGGGGCGGATGGGATCAAAGAATCGTCTCTGAATGCCGTGTTAAACGCGAATTATCTAAAGAAAAAATTGGAAGCTTGCTACCCGATGGCTGTGGGTGGACTCTGTATGCATGAGTTTGTGATGGATTTGTCTGCTATGAAAGAAAAAATGGGAATCAGCGCAATGGATGTGGCAAAGGCGTTGCTGGATGCCGGGATTCATCCGCCCACGATGTATTTCCCGCTGATCGTCCACGAGGCGCTTATGGTGGAGCCCACAGAGACAGAGGGAAAAGAGACGTTGGATGAGGCGGCAGAGGCTTTTCGAGAAATTTTTGAAAAAGCGAAAACAGCCCCGGAAATGGTGCGGGAGGCGCCTGCGTCTGCGGTTGTGGGTAGGCCCGACGAAGTGAGAGCGGCCCGAACCCCCATTCTACGGTACAAAATGGCGGGAGCAGCAGAGCTGAGCGGTACAGAAAAATAGGATACGGTACCGCTGTGAAAAGGAGTAGATCTTAGAGCATAGGGGCTGCCAGACAGGAGGAAGAAGATGACGGAACGAATTGTTTACCTAGAGACGGACAGCACAGACCCATATGATAATCTGGCCTTGGAGGAGGCGCTGCTGGAAGAAGCAGCGCCTGGGAAGTGTATTTTGTACCTGTGGCAGAACCAAAATACAGTTGTGATAGGCAGAAATCAAAACTGTTGGAAAGAGTGTGCGGTGGAAGAGTTAGAACAAAGTGGCGGACATCTGGCGAGACGACTTTCAGGGGGAGGTGCTGTCTACCATGACCTGGGAAATTTAAATTTCACGTTTTTGGCTTCGAAGGAAGATTATCATTTGGGTAAGCAGATGGAAGTAATCCAAAGGGCTGTGAGGGCCTTTGGGCTGAATGCGCAGAAAAATGGAAGAAATGATTTGACGTTGGACGGAAAGAAATTTTCAGGCAACGCGTTTTATGAGGCGAAAGGAAAATGTTATCACCACGGGACCATCCTCATATCAGCGGACAAGGAGAAGGCCGCACGTTTTTTGAATGTAGATATGCAGAAGCTAAAGTCCAAAGGGGTGGAATCTGTCCGTTCCCGGATTGAAAATCTTCAGACCTATTGTCGGGATGTGACTGTGGAAAATATGAAACAAAGTCTCATCTATGCGTTTTCTCTGATTTATGGCTGCTGTCCTCAGAGGATGACGCAAGAAGAGCTCCCCAGAAGGAGAATTGAGGAGCTGGAAAGGAAATACCGTTCCTGGGAGTGGACGTATGGCAGAAAAATTCCATTCACGCATACCTTTTCTAGACGGTTTTCCTGGGGAGATTTTGAGTTACAGCTTCAGGTGGAGGCTGGGAGGATTGAGAACGTCAATGTGTTTTCTGACAGTTTAGACAGCCATATATACCGATTGGGAGAGAACCTTCGAGGAATAAAGTATGGGAAAGCAGAGATTCTCCAAGCCTTAGAGGCGGGAATGGAGAAAGCTGGTGTTTTTCAGGAGTGCAGAAGGGATATTATCGGACTGCTGGAAGCACAGATGTGGTAAAAACGTAACAGTTCAGCCAGTATCATTCGTAAATACTGAAATGGCGGGAGAAGAATGGTGAAGTCAAAAGAGCTTGTGACAGAGGCCGAAGGTCTCGCAGAAAACGGGAAAGGGCAGAGAGTCATCGGCCATCTTACAGATGTTTTTCGCAGAGAGTGTCCATTGTTCCAGATCTTGGTTGGGGTCTGCCAAATGGACGAGAAATATTTGCCTGGGCAGAAAGTAACTGCTCAGGTTTTTTCTGGCGCTTTTTAAGCTAAGACAGGGGAAAGGAGCGATCAGCACGTCTAGCTGCGGTGTGAGGTAGTGCAGAGTTTCATAGAGCTGATGGCTGGGGCGGGCATCCCCGGAGATAAAAATCGAGTGATTCTGCCACTGTATTAGTATACTGGAATGGACAAGTTTTGACTGTCCCATATGTTCTGTGGAAAGAAAATGCAGAAGAGTATCTCCATGTCCAAAAGAACAGACGTCAAGAAAAGGTTCTGTGAGGGAACTGCTAGTATACGAGGAAGAGAGTACCTTTTTGGGTACTTTTTTTGTTATATCTGAGTAACGATTTGCCTGGTTTTGGTCATTGGCAGTCTGCTGTGAAGCTGAAAGGAGAAACGAAGGGACGTAAAATTGACACTGGGGATGTAGAGACAGATAGGCCTCGATTTTCGATTTTTGATAGTGATCTTTGTGAGTGTGGGTAATCAAGAGTAAATCCAGAGATTTTGTACTTCCCATAAGCGGAAGGTATAACTCTTTTGGCATCTCACGGTAGGGCGCAATCTCAGTCTCCGTGAACAGATCAATACCAATTGACAGATGTCCCAATTTCAAAATGACTCCGGCGTTACTCACCGGCCACAGACAGGCTTCGTACATAACATTCTCTCCATTTTTACTCCGTAGGATCGCATTGCGGCGGAAACGAAGATGTTGCTGACGCAACCCGCCGCAGGCGGAGAATCCTGCGGGGCAGGATTCTTTTTTATGTTATAGGAAAGACCTTGTCACGCTGAAGCGTGAAAGCCCTTTCCTATAACATAAGCGCTCCACTAAGGATGCGCACGCCGCAATAAGGTAGTGCACCACAAGGCGGTGTTGCGGCGGCGCGCAAAGTGGGACGCGCCCTCAAAGATTGAGGGGATGGGGGAGTTAAAGTGGGCTTGCCCACTTTGTTCATTCTAAAATCCTATAATATGATATTTTTTTGACTGCCATTAAGCCAAGCTTGAATGTTGTCAAATACAATCTCCGCGCGCATCACCATGGATTCTTCGGAGGCAAATGCCACATGGGGAGTCACCAGAGCATTTTTGCTGTGCAGCAGAGGGTGTTTGGTGTCGAGCGGCGGTTCCTGCTCAAAGACGTCGATACCTGCTCCAGCCAACCGTCCTTCGTTCAATGCGTCTGCCAATGCCTGAGAATCTACGATCGGACCTCTGGCGGCGTTGATTAAAATCGCAGTGTTTTTCATCAGAGCCAGCCGTTCGCGGTTGATTAGACCGATGGTCTCAGGTGTCTGAGGGCAGTGAAGGGATACGATGTCAGAGGACTTCAGCAGTTCTTCCAGACCGACATAGGTCACACCCGGAACAGGATTTTTCTCAGGGTGTCGGCAGTATCCTAACACTTTGCAGCCGAAAGCGAGACAGAGCTGAGCAGTTCTTGCGCCGATGGCGCCGACCCCGATAATTCCCACAGTTTTGCCTTTCAGTTCGCGTCCAACCAGGCCGTCCTTGGTGGAACCCTGGCGGCATCTTGCCTCCACCTGGGGAACATTGCGCAGAAGAGAAAGCATCATGCAGAGTGTCAGTTCCGCGACAGATTCGTTGGAATAGCCGGAAGCGTTGCTGACTGCGACCCCTCTTTCTTTTGCAGCCTCTAGGTCTACATGGTCCACACCAGTGAAGGCCACGTCAATGAATTTCAGGTTTTTGCAGCCGCGAATGACCTCACCGGACAGAGGCATGTTGGCAATCATGAGGATGTCGGCATCCTTGGCTCGCTCCAACTGTACAGCGGGAGAGGTGTCTTTTTCGTAGGCCGCGAATTCATGGCCTTGTGAGCGAAGTGTATTGGCATAGTTTTCGAGAACTTCCTGGGAGATACCCAGAGATTCCAGTAAGACGATTTTCATAGATGGTTCTTCCTTTCTTTCATATAGCAGTGAACTTGCGCTTATACAAGTCTCTCTCTAGTGTAATCTATTACAGTGTAAAAGTCATTGTACAAAATAGACAAAAAGGAAAATTTAATTGGCGGTCTCATCCAATGAAATTCACATACTCATTTCATAAAATGAAATGGAAAATAGGAGGAGTCTGACCTTTGAGCGCAGTGTGCCATTCGGACAACGTCTGAGATACATCATGTGAACAGTTAGAAGGGAAAGGATGGATGAAATGATACTGAGAGATTTACTGAAAGAGAAGACACTGAGAGACTTGGTGGTAATTAATGAAAAGGCGGACCTAGACCGGGTTGTGTCAACGGTGGAATCCACAGAGACACCGGATGTGGTTGCGTATGTGCCGCCGCACACCCTGCTGCTGACGACTGCGATGGCGTACCAAAACTGCCAAGGAGAGCTATGTAAACTCATAGTCAGTTTAAACCAGCTTCCTTGTGCGGGAATGGCGATTAAAATTGGGAGATTCATCGGTGAACTGGAACCACAGGTGGTACAGGTGGCGGACGAACTGGGATTTCCGCTGCTACAGATTCCAATGTATCAGACGTTGGGAGAAGTCTATCACCACATGCTGGCTTATATATGGGACAACGAGAATGAGGATCTTTTGTATGCTTTGAACATACAGAAAAGGTTTTACAATCTGGTTTTGCAGAATGCTTCTTTGAATAAGCTGCTGAGTAATTTAGGAATGGCTTTGAAACAGCCAATCTTTATTTTTGATTTGTTTGGGAGTCTTCGTGGTTCTAGCAATGCCACGAAGCAGGAGGAGAGAATGGCGGAAAATTCTTTTTCCATGATGGTGGGGGAGCTGCTGGCTCAGGATGAGACGGCGGCAGGAGAAGAAAATAAGGGGGTGAGAGATTACTCGATCTACCCGATTCGCGCTGCCAGCTATAACACTCATTATCTGATGATTTTAGAGACAGAGAAGAGGATGAATACAGTGTCCAGTTTTGTGCTGGAACAGGTGCTACTTATTTTTGGAATGTATTTTTATAAAGATTTTTATCTCTGTTATAACGAAATACAACAAAGAGAATCCTTTTGGTGTCGTTTAACAGAACAGAAGAAAAAGGATGCCGGGGAGAGTCAGAATCTTTTGTTGGAGGGAAAGGAACTGGGAATCAAGAAGTGTTCTTATTATCAGGTAATCATAGGAAGACTATCTCAGATGGAGGGCAGGCGCTTTCACACACCCAAATTTATGAAAAAAGAAGAACAATATATTTTGATTTATGAGTGGCTGAAAGAACAGTTGGAGGGAGTTTATCACAGAGAAGTTCTAGTATTTCCCGACACAACCAGTTGGAGCTATATCTTTTTGGTGCAGGAGAGAAGACATATGGCGGAGGAAAATATGAGGCAGCTTCACCAGTATCTATGGCAGGTGATGGGATTGCAATTGGAATTCTCCTGCGGAAATGAGGTATATGAGTTAGAGACGTTAAGTAACTCTTATTGGAAAGCGAAGGCTAGTTTCCACAATGGAGAGCTGAAAAATGGCGTCGATTATATCCACCATTACAAACCTCAAAATATCTTAGAGTTGTTAAAAAGTCTGTCTGATAATCAAATCCAAGATGTCTGTGTGCAAATTTTAAAGAGTCTTGCCTATCCCCAGGATGAAATGTCGTTGGAGCTGCGTAAAACGCTGAAAACTTATCTGGACTGTCATTGCAGTATCATTGAGACTGCCAATTTACTGTTTGTTCATCGAAACACAATTCGGTACAGAATCAAACGGTGTGAAGAGATTTTGGAGAATGATCTGAGAGACCCGGATTACTGTTTTCAGGTACAGCTATGTCTGGTATTTACCGATAAGTGTTAGGATTGCGCCTGTAATTGTCTGAAAAATAATAGATAAATGACATAAATATGTTAAAAGCACAAAAGTTAAAAATATTTTGTGCCAATGGTCCATATAAAACGAAAAAGGTATAGACTATAATTTTTTTTAAGTTAACACAGTGTAGCAAAGAAAAAAAAGGAAGCGAGAAGGAATGGGAAGTACGATGAACAAAGAAAAATTCATGGACATCTATAACCGTATGGTTATGATTCGAAAGTTCGAGGAAAAAGCAGGTACTATTTTTTCTCAGGGACAACTGGCTGGATTTCTCCATTTATATATTGGAGAAGAGGCAGTCGGTGCAGGCGTGTGTGCGGCCCTGAATGATGATGACTATATTGTCAGCACACACCGTGGCCATGGTCATTTGATCGCCAAAGGCGGTGACGTGAACAAAATTATGGCGGAGCTTTTCGGAAAGAGTACTGGCTACTGCAAGGGAAAAGGTGGCTCCATGCACGTGGCAGATTTTTCTAAAGGAATGCTGGGAGCTTGCGGAATCGTGGGTGGCGGAATCCCCATTGCAGTAGGGGCAGCGTTGACGATTAAACGAAAACACACCAATCAGGTCGCTGTGACGTTTTTTGGAGATGGGGCTTCCAATGAGGGGAGTTTCCATGAGTCTATCAACTTTGCGGCGGCACAGAATCTGCCCGTGATTTTCCTGGTGGAAAACAACGGCTACGGGGAGTTCACGCCTCAGAACAGATCGACGCGAATTGAAAATATAGCGGACCGTGCGGCGGGGTACGGAATTCCAGGAGTGATCGTGGATGGAATGGATGCAGTGGCAGTCTATGAGACCACAAAAGAATGGGTAGAGAAGCTCAGAAATGGGGAAGGACCGGTACTTATTGAGGCGAAGACGCACAGAAAAGTAGGGCACTCTGAGGGAGAGAGCGCATTTTTGGACGGACAGACTTACCGTCTCCCAGAGGAGGAGAAAATCGCGATGGAGACTTGTCCCATTGAGAATCTGAAGAAATACCTGCTAGATCATGATTTGGCACAAAAAGAAGAGCTAGAAGAGGTGGAAAGAGCTGCCCAGGAAAAGATCGAGGCAGCTGTGGAGTACGCGAAGAACAGTCCATTCCCCACAGAAGAGGACTTGTACACAGATACATGGGTTTGAGGTGAGTGAGATGAGAAAATATTATATTAGAGCCGTACAGGAGGCTTTGTTTGAGGAGATGGCCCGTGATGACACGACGTTTCTCATGGGGGAAGATGTAAGAATTGGCTGTTTTGCGGCCACAAGAGGACTTTGTCAGGAGTTCGGGGAAGAGAGAGTGATTGACACACCGATTTCAGAGCTGGCTGTGGCCGGAGCGGGAGTAGGAGCGGCAGCGACTGGCTCGAGGCCGATCGTAGATTTGATGTTTGGACAGTTTCTGATGCTGGCCTATGACCAGGTCTCCAATCAGGCCAACGCGATGCGTTATATGTTCGGCGGCCAGACAAAAGTGCCGATTACTTATTTGGTTCAGAATGGAACTGGCCCTTGTGTAGGTCCGCATCATAGTAACTCCGTACACCCGATGTTTATGAATATTCCTCTGGTAAAAGTGGTAATGCCCAGTTGTCCAAAGGATGCGAAGGGACTTTTGAAGTCTTCGATACGGGATGACAACCCTGTGATCTTTTTCAATCACACTTCTATAGGTGGAATGAAGGGAGAAGTTCCGGAGGGTGAGTTTACAATTCCTCTGGGAAAAGGGGAGATTAAGAAAGAGGGCAGTGATATTACGCTTTGCGCGGTCGGACTGATGGTGAATACCTGCCTGAAAGCGGCGGCTAAATTGGAGAAAGAAGGAATTCACGCGGAAGTGGTGGATTTGCGGACTTTGAAGCCTTGGGATAAGGAATTGGTTCTGGAGAGTGTGAGAAAGACAGGAAGATTTCTGGCAGTGGATGAAAGCTATCATACCTGCGGCGCAGGAGCGGAGTGGGTGGCAACGGTGGCGGAAGAAGGCTTCCACGACCTGAAGTGCCCAGCTTCCCGGCTGGATGGAGTGGAGATTCCGATTCCTTTTAGCCCGGCACTTCAAAAATATGCAGTTCCCAGTGTGGAGACGATTCAGGCAAAAGTAAAAGAGATGATTCAAAAGTAAGTGGAAATGAGGGAATAAAGATGGCAAAAACACCGGTATATATGCCGAAATTTGGTATGACCATGATGGCGGCAGAAATCATGGAATGGTATGTAGAACAAGGGGAGGAAATCACCCAGGGAGATCCCCTGCTCTCCATAGAGACAGAGAAGACGACGGTAGACATTGAGGCTCCCTGCAACGGGTATTTGACGAATCCCTTGTATGAGGTAGGAGAAGAAGTAGAAGTTGGAACAATTCTGGTCTATGTGGCGGATACAGAGGAAGAGGCTGCTGAGGGGACAGAGGTTCAGGAGAATATGCAGGCTCAGGAGGAGACGAAAGAGCCTGATCTTCAGCCAGGAAAAGAGCTTTCTAAAATTCGCAGGACGATTGCTGATAATATGAAATCTAGTTTGCAAAAGACGGCTCAGCTCACCTTGCTGCGCACAATTCGAGTGGACAAGCTGGCAGAATATAAAGCAGGACTGACGGGAGTCTCCTACAATGACCTGTTGGTGAAAGCACTGGCAAAGGCGCTGTCAGTGTATCCGAAAGCATGTGTGCAATTGGCAGATGGGCGTGCGATAGAACAGAACAACATGGACATTGGATTGGCAGTGGCGATGGAGGAAGGACTGATTGTTCCTGTGATCCGCGGTGCGGATAAACTCTGCCTGGAAGACGTTGCGAAGGAACGCAAAAACTTAGTGAAGGCAGCTAGAGATGGCAGTCTGCTGCCAGAACAGACAGGAAACGCAGTAGCTACCCTGACGAATTTGGGACCACAGAACGTGGATTTCTTTACACCAATTCTGAATTTCCCTGAGACAGTGATTCTGGGAGTGGGAAGAATGAATACGGTGCCGTGGGTGGAGGACGATAAGATCACTACGGCAAAAACTATTGGTTTCAGCCTGACCTTTGACCATCAGGTATTGGATGGAAAAGACGCGGCAGAACTCCTAGAAGAATTTGCGAAGGTGTTGGAACACCCATCTTCTTTAAGTGAATAGAAGGAGCCGAGATAAGGAAATGGCGCAGGATTACTGCGCCATCGGTGTATACGAAAGTATGCAAACACTCCGTAGGATTCTTTTTTATATGAAAGGGGGAGGTTTATGAACGGCAGCAAGGAAAATTTGCTGGAGATGCACCATATCACAAAACGCTTTGCAAAGATTGTGGCAAACGATGATGTGAGCTTGGAAATACGCAAAGGAGAGATTCACGCATTGTTGGGTGAGAACGGTGCAGGAAAGTCGACTTTGATGAACATGCTGTACGGTTTGCTGAAACGGGATGAAGGCACAATTATCTGGAAGGGAAAAGAAGTCACAGTACATTCCCCAGCTGAGGCCATAGAGCTTGGAATTGGCATGATTCATCAACATTTTCAATTGGTGGAAAAATTTACAGTTTTGGAGAATATTATTCTGGGGAGAAAGGAAGGCAAATTTATAGAGCTTCCTCTAGATGAGGCAGAGAAGAGAGTTCTGAGTCTGTCAAAGGAATATGGGCTGGACATTAAGACCAGAGCAGTGATTGAAAATCTAGCGGTGGGAGAGCAGCAGAAAGTGGAGATTGTGAAGGCACTGTATCGGGGGTCAGACTTACTGATTATGGACGAGCCCACTGCGGTACTCACACCGCAAGAAGTCACAAAATTGTTTGAAATCTTAAACCGTCTGCGCAGGGAAGGAAAATCCATTATCTTTATCAGTCACAAACTCCCGGAAGTCTTAGAGTTGTGCGACCGGATTTCTATCATGCGCGACGGAAAAATGATACGGACTTTGGACAACACGCCGGATTTGGATTCCAGGCAGCTGGCCGCCTACATGGTGGGAAGAGATATCAATCTTCAGGTGGAGAAATCCAAGTGTGAGCCTGGGGAAGTGGTGTTGAAGCTGGAACATGTCTGTGCAGACCCAGTCTTTGAGTCTTCAGGAGTAAAGGATATCTCTCTGGAGCTGAGAAGAGGAGAGATTCTGGGAATAGCGGGCGTGGATGGAAATGGGCAGGAAGATCTTTCAGAACTGATTATGGGACTTCGCAGGCTGACCAGCGGGAAAATTACAGTTCTAGGAAAGGATGTCAGCAAATACAACACGAAGAAAATGCGGAAAATGCCCATCGGCTACATACCGGCTGACCGTAATCATGCGGCCTTGGTATTGGACTTTTCTCTTCAGCAGAATGTGGCATTGAATCATCCAGACCAGCCGCCATACGGGAATCGCTGGGTGATGAATCACAGGAAGATCACACAGGTTACAGAAGAAAAATTAAGACAGTTTCACGTGGCGGCTTCAGGGCCAGCAGAGCAGGCGAGGAATCTAAGCGGCGGCAACCAGCAAAAGGTGGTTCTGGCCAGAGAGGTAGGAGAGAAGGTGGATTTGATTATCGCAGTCTATCCGACACGAGGGCTGGACATCGACGCGACTCATTTTGTGTTTGATACCATGTTGAAAGCCAGAGATGAGGGGGCAGCAGTCCTCTACATTTCCACGGAACTGGAGGAGATACTCAGCGTCAGTGACAGAATTGGTGTTCTCTACGAAGGTACTCTGATGGGAATTATCCCAGGAGAGGGAGCGCAAGTGGAGAAAATCGGACTGATGATGGCGGGAGAGCAGGTGGCAGAATGAAAGATAAGAGAAAAAAGAAATCGGTGTTGGACGTAGTCTTGGATATGATGCCTGTCATCGGTGCAGTGATCGGGATGGCGATCGGGGCGATTTTCGTCATGCTGTGGGGCATACATCCTGCTACCTTCTTTTCAGAATTGATAAAAGGCGCTTTCGGAGGAAAGCTAGAGATTGGAAGTACTTTAAACTGTGCAGTACCTCTCTTAATTGCAGGAACAGGAACAGCGATTGCGTTTCGGGCAGGTGCAAACAATATTGGACAGGAAGGCCAGTTATTTGTGGGCGGTCTGGCTGCGGCGACGATTGCTTTGATGATGCCGAGTCTTCCAAGGGCGCTTGGAATTCCAGCAATATTAGTTCTCTCTTTTGTGTTTGGTATGGCCTTTGCGGGGATTGCGGTTTTATTCCGACTGTTTAAGGGGGTCAATGAGCTGCTGATTACGTTGCTGTTGAACTACATAGGTAGTTATTTGATCTCAGCTATGGTCAATGGACCATTCCAGTCTTCCACCAATGTGAGTTTTCCACAGACGGACACATTCGGGGAACAGTTTTTGCTAAAAAACTGGCCGCAGATGGGGTATGTACATAGTGGTATCTTCATTGCAATTGTGGTCATCGCTATTTTCGGCTATTTCCTCTGGTATACCCCAATGGGAATGCGGATTCGTTCGGCGGGACTTTCGCCTATGGCGTGTAAGACTGCAGGAAATAATCCGACGATATTATTCGTGGCGGCGATGCTGATCAGTGGTGGTCTGTGTGGTATGGCAGGAAGTATCGAAGTAATCGGAAAGAGCGATTGTCTGAGACAGGGATTTGGCACGAATTTAGGTTTTGATTCCTTGGCTGTGGCGCTTTTGGGCGGCACGAATCCTTTCGGGGTGCTCCCAGCAGGTTTATTCTTTGGTGCCCTTCGTGCCGGAATGCAGACGATGCAGCGCTCCTTGGGAATTCCCAGTGCTCTGCTGGACTTGATTAAAGGTTCCATTATGATTTCCATCATGGTGGGAAATGCGGTCAAGCTGCATGTCCGCACAAAAGGTTACAAGAAGAAAAAAGAAAAGACCGTGAAAACGGTTTCCAATGAGACATCCTGTTAAGGGTATACTCTCGGAAATCTGGGCACAAAGAGATTCCGGGAGTACCTAAGGAGCGAAAGGAGGATAACTGTATTGGATATCAGTGTACTAGTAGAATATTTAAACTCGACGATTCGAATTTCTGTGCCGATTATTTTGATTGCGGTGGGTGTCTGTTACTCAGAGAAGTCCGGAGTGTACGCCATGGGCTCGGAAGGGTTTATGCTGATCTCCGCATTCACCAGTGTGGTGATGATGATCGGGACGGA
Proteins encoded in this window:
- the gcvPB gene encoding aminomethyl-transferring glycine dehydrogenase subunit GcvPB, with amino-acid sequence MKLIFEKSVEGRGADILPQETICQVNFDGQVRSCAPKLPQVSEQQVSRHYSELSKRAYGVNDGFYPLGSCTMKYNPKVNEALAALPRFTQIHPLQPAHTAQGCLEVFELAEKRLCELTGMDAMTFQPAAGAHGEFTGLLLIKAYHESKGDFRRTKILVPDSAHGTNPASAVMAGFQTVNIPSDSEGCVDLEKLREAVGEDTAGLMLTNPNTMGIFDKNILQITEIVKKAGGLNYYDGANLNAIMGWTRPGDMGFDVVHLNLHKTFSTPHGGGGPGSGPVGCKEYLSQFLPGMKNAAGCLAGGSQSVGSVKTFYGNFLVVVKALAYLMSLGADGIKESSLNAVLNANYLKKKLEACYPMAVGGLCMHEFVMDLSAMKEKMGISAMDVAKALLDAGIHPPTMYFPLIVHEALMVEPTETEGKETLDEAAEAFREIFEKAKTAPEMVREAPASAVVGRPDEVRAARTPILRYKMAGAAELSGTEK
- a CDS encoding lipoate--protein ligase codes for the protein MTERIVYLETDSTDPYDNLALEEALLEEAAPGKCILYLWQNQNTVVIGRNQNCWKECAVEELEQSGGHLARRLSGGGAVYHDLGNLNFTFLASKEDYHLGKQMEVIQRAVRAFGLNAQKNGRNDLTLDGKKFSGNAFYEAKGKCYHHGTILISADKEKAARFLNVDMQKLKSKGVESVRSRIENLQTYCRDVTVENMKQSLIYAFSLIYGCCPQRMTQEELPRRRIEELERKYRSWEWTYGRKIPFTHTFSRRFSWGDFELQLQVEAGRIENVNVFSDSLDSHIYRLGENLRGIKYGKAEILQALEAGMEKAGVFQECRRDIIGLLEAQMW
- a CDS encoding 2-hydroxyacid dehydrogenase; this translates as MKIVLLESLGISQEVLENYANTLRSQGHEFAAYEKDTSPAVQLERAKDADILMIANMPLSGEVIRGCKNLKFIDVAFTGVDHVDLEAAKERGVAVSNASGYSNESVAELTLCMMLSLLRNVPQVEARCRQGSTKDGLVGRELKGKTVGIIGVGAIGARTAQLCLAFGCKVLGYCRHPEKNPVPGVTYVGLEELLKSSDIVSLHCPQTPETIGLINRERLALMKNTAILINAARGPIVDSQALADALNEGRLAGAGIDVFEQEPPLDTKHPLLHSKNALVTPHVAFASEESMVMRAEIVFDNIQAWLNGSQKNIIL
- a CDS encoding PucR family transcriptional regulator, with product MDEMILRDLLKEKTLRDLVVINEKADLDRVVSTVESTETPDVVAYVPPHTLLLTTAMAYQNCQGELCKLIVSLNQLPCAGMAIKIGRFIGELEPQVVQVADELGFPLLQIPMYQTLGEVYHHMLAYIWDNENEDLLYALNIQKRFYNLVLQNASLNKLLSNLGMALKQPIFIFDLFGSLRGSSNATKQEERMAENSFSMMVGELLAQDETAAGEENKGVRDYSIYPIRAASYNTHYLMILETEKRMNTVSSFVLEQVLLIFGMYFYKDFYLCYNEIQQRESFWCRLTEQKKKDAGESQNLLLEGKELGIKKCSYYQVIIGRLSQMEGRRFHTPKFMKKEEQYILIYEWLKEQLEGVYHREVLVFPDTTSWSYIFLVQERRHMAEENMRQLHQYLWQVMGLQLEFSCGNEVYELETLSNSYWKAKASFHNGELKNGVDYIHHYKPQNILELLKSLSDNQIQDVCVQILKSLAYPQDEMSLELRKTLKTYLDCHCSIIETANLLFVHRNTIRYRIKRCEEILENDLRDPDYCFQVQLCLVFTDKC
- a CDS encoding thiamine pyrophosphate-dependent dehydrogenase E1 component subunit alpha — protein: MGSTMNKEKFMDIYNRMVMIRKFEEKAGTIFSQGQLAGFLHLYIGEEAVGAGVCAALNDDDYIVSTHRGHGHLIAKGGDVNKIMAELFGKSTGYCKGKGGSMHVADFSKGMLGACGIVGGGIPIAVGAALTIKRKHTNQVAVTFFGDGASNEGSFHESINFAAAQNLPVIFLVENNGYGEFTPQNRSTRIENIADRAAGYGIPGVIVDGMDAVAVYETTKEWVEKLRNGEGPVLIEAKTHRKVGHSEGESAFLDGQTYRLPEEEKIAMETCPIENLKKYLLDHDLAQKEELEEVERAAQEKIEAAVEYAKNSPFPTEEDLYTDTWV
- a CDS encoding alpha-ketoacid dehydrogenase subunit beta — protein: MRKYYIRAVQEALFEEMARDDTTFLMGEDVRIGCFAATRGLCQEFGEERVIDTPISELAVAGAGVGAAATGSRPIVDLMFGQFLMLAYDQVSNQANAMRYMFGGQTKVPITYLVQNGTGPCVGPHHSNSVHPMFMNIPLVKVVMPSCPKDAKGLLKSSIRDDNPVIFFNHTSIGGMKGEVPEGEFTIPLGKGEIKKEGSDITLCAVGLMVNTCLKAAAKLEKEGIHAEVVDLRTLKPWDKELVLESVRKTGRFLAVDESYHTCGAGAEWVATVAEEGFHDLKCPASRLDGVEIPIPFSPALQKYAVPSVETIQAKVKEMIQK
- a CDS encoding dihydrolipoamide acetyltransferase family protein, producing MAKTPVYMPKFGMTMMAAEIMEWYVEQGEEITQGDPLLSIETEKTTVDIEAPCNGYLTNPLYEVGEEVEVGTILVYVADTEEEAAEGTEVQENMQAQEETKEPDLQPGKELSKIRRTIADNMKSSLQKTAQLTLLRTIRVDKLAEYKAGLTGVSYNDLLVKALAKALSVYPKACVQLADGRAIEQNNMDIGLAVAMEEGLIVPVIRGADKLCLEDVAKERKNLVKAARDGSLLPEQTGNAVATLTNLGPQNVDFFTPILNFPETVILGVGRMNTVPWVEDDKITTAKTIGFSLTFDHQVLDGKDAAELLEEFAKVLEHPSSLSE